In Thermodesulfobacteriota bacterium, the genomic stretch GAAGAGTCCGCCCGGAAGGTTGAGCCCCAGGCCCGAGGTAAGCTTGCCCATCTCCTCCTGGACCATCTCCTTGCTTTTCCTCAAACCCTCGCTGACTGCAGCCACTACAAGGTCCTGGAGCATTTCGATGTCCTTGGGGTCCACAACGGAAGGGTCTATCTTGAGCGCGACCAGCTCCTGGCTGCCGTTTACCGTAGCGGTAACCATGCCGCCGCCGCTTGAGGCTTCGACCGTCTTCGAGGCAAGCTCCTTCTGCATCTCGGCCATCTTTTCCTGCATCTTCTGGGCCTGCCTCATGAGATTGCCCAATTGCTTAGACATTGGTCCTCCTCCGGTCCTCTATGATCCTACCGCCGAGGATGCGAAGAGCATCCTTGACGACTGGGTCTGCATCCTTTTTCGCTGCGGTGAGCGCGCCTGCGGCAACGCCGTTTATCCTTACCGAGACAGGCCGCCCGTAAAACTCTCCCAGGCACGCCTCCAGGGTTTCCCTGTTTACGGAAAGCCTTGCCCCTGTCCTCGCCCCGGCGCTGATGCTTACTATGCCGTCCTGGAGCTCAAGGGCCGCGTCTTTCAAAAGCTCCTGGAGCTCCGGCTTTCTCCTGCTTACGAACTCGATCGGCCCGGGGGCTCCGGAACCGCATTCCGGTCTCTTATCCCGGGGCCGGGCATCCTTCTCAGCCCCGGCCTTTTCCCCTTGCTCATCCAGGGAAGCGCTCCCGGCCTTCGCCTTCTCAACCGGCCTTGCTTCGTTCTGCCCCTCTTTTTTCCAGGGGAGCGGGCCTCCGCTTCTTTCAGCGGCTGCCGGCTTCGGGGCCGAAGGGACACTGCCTGAGCCCGGTCCCGGACCGAGCCTTAATGCCAGCGACTCAAGCCTTTCCATTACCGAGCCCAGGGGTTCGAGCTCGTCAAGGTGTGCCGCCCTGAGGAGCGCCATCTCGAGCGCATACCTCGGGTGGGCTGACCTTGACACCTCTTCATAGCCCTTCGAGAGGACCGTGAAGATCATCTGGAGCCTCTCGTGCCCCACCCGCTCCGATATCGCCCGGAGCCTCTCGATTTCGCTGTCAGGGAGGTCGAGGAGAGCGCTTTCCCCGGTTGCCTTGAGTACGGCCAGGTCCCTCACATGCTCAAGGAGGTCGCTCAGGGCCTTCTTAAAATCATACCCAAAATTATATACTTTTTCAACAATATTCAAACACGCGCCGGTGTCCTTGCCTATGACCGCCTCGGAGAGTTCGTACAGGACGGTCCTGGCCATGAGGCCCAGCGCCTCGGCCACGTCCGCCTCCCTGAGCTCTCCCCCGGAGAAGGCCAGGGCCTGCTCAAGGAGGCTCTGGGAATCCCTCATGCTCCCGTCCGCTTCCCTCGCTATTAGATACAGGGCCTTGTCCTCGAAATTTATCCCCTCGCGCCCCGCTATCTCGACCAGGCGCGACTGGATGTCCCTGAATGGTATCCGCTTGAAATCGAAGCGCTGGCATCTCGAAAGTATGGTCGCGGGAATCTTATGCACCTCGGTGGTGGCGAAGATGAAGACGGCGTGGGGCGGCGGCTCCTCGATCGTCTTAAGTAGCGCGTTGAAGGCTGCCGTCGAGAGCATGTGGACTTCGTCGATGATATAGACCTTGTACTTGCCCTCGGACGGCACGTACCTTACGCTATCGGATATCTCCCTTATATTGTCTACGCTGTTATTGGAGGCGCCGTCTATCTCGAGGACGTCGACTGACGAGCCGAGCGCAACGCCCCTGCAGGACGGGCATTCGTTGCAGGGGTCCGCCGTGGGGCCCCCGGAGCAGTTCAGGCACTTGGAAAGGATTCGGGCCGCGGTGGTCTTCCCGACGCCCCTCGGCCCGGAGAAGAGGTACGCATGGGCAATTCTCCCGGAGGCGATGGCGTTCCTCAAGGTCCTCGTGACATGGGCCTGGCCCACGACCTCGTCAAAGACACCCGGACGCCACTTCCTCGCTATTACCTGGTAGGAAGACATTCAAATGGCCCTTGGCAACATCTAAAAATCGATCTTTTTCCCGGACTCTGCCGTAAAATAAAATGCTCACATATTAACAATATGCTCCGCATTTTATTCCCGGCCTTCCTCGATCACGGAAAAAATCTCAATTTTTCAGAGATTGCCTTTTATTTCCATCAGGGGATTTTGCCCGACAGAAGGATGGAACAGGTCGGTTTGCGGACGCCGTTGATAGCCAGGCACCCTTGCGGCACATGGGCGGAACTGCTACCGTTGCTTCCTTCCGGACCTGGCGGGGTTTACAGCCCTCCATTGCGCAAGACCCGGCTATCAACGGCTGCCGCAAACCTCTCCCGGACACGCTGTCCGGGCCTATTGATTATATACCAGAAAAAGTCTTAAAGACCAAGCGCTCTTTTGAAACCGCCCTGAAATAGGCAGACCCCGCCTTTGAAGGCCTCGAAGGACCGTCTTTCCATAAAGGCGGCATATGCGGAAGACGCAGCATGCTCGCCTAAATCCTTGAAATATAACGGAATTGCCGATAAAAGGCAGGTCGGGCAGGGGCTTCTTATTCTTCAGCCGCTCTAGCCGGCTCTTCGAAGGCCTCCCATCCTCCGCCGAGAGCGGTATAGAGCGTTATGAGGTTGAGTATCGTATCGGTTTCGCTCCGCACCAGTTCGTCCTCAGCGTTCACGAGCTCCCGCTCGGCATCCAGCACCGAGAGGAAATCTTCTTCGCCCGAGTCGAAAAGAGCGCGCGCAAGCTCTACGGAACGCCGGCGGCTCTCGACCGCGTTTTGCAGGCGGTTTCGCGTATGGAGCTTCTGGGCGTAGCGGGTGAGCGCGGTCTCGGCGTCGGCCAGCGCCTCAAGTACGCTCTGCTCATAGAGCGCCTCTGCCTGATCCGCCTCGGCCCCTTCGGCCTTTACGCGGGCGCGTAGAGCGCCGCCTTCGAATATCGGCCACCTGAGGAACGACCCGACGGAGAAGATGGCGCTCCCGGACTGGAAGAGGTCGCTTAGTACCCTTGCGCTACCGCCGACCACGCCCGTCAGGGTGAAATCCGGGTAGAGGCGGGCTGTCGCGGCGCCGATATCGGCTGTCGAGGCCGCCAGCTCCCGCTCGGCCGCGCGCACATCGGGCCGGCGGCGGAGCATGTCGGAGCGAAGCCCCACGGGAACCACGTCAGGAGGCGTTGGGAGCGGCTTTACGGCGCTCATCTCATTGAGGAGCGCCTCGGGCGGCTGCCCGAGGAGGACCGAGAGGCGGAATATCCCGGCCCTCATCTCGGCCTCGAGGTCGGGCAGGCGGGACTGTGTAAGCTCGAGCTGCCCCCTCGCGCGGCTTAAGTCGAACGCGCTCGCCTCCCCGAGCTGGAATAGGGTGTCTACAAGCCTATAGGTGCGCTCCTGCAGCCCGATATTCTTCTCTGTGATGGCTATCCGCTTCTGAAAGCCGCGAACGGCGTAGTAGTTCCGGGCGGTCTCGGCGAGGACGGAAAGGAGGACAGCGCGTCGGTCCTCCTCCGCGCCCTCTACGCGCGCGCCGGCGGCTTCGGTAGCGCGCCGCGTCCCGCCGAATACGTCCAGCTCCCACGAGGAATCGAGGGTGCCAGAAAAGGCGCTCGAAGTCTCTCCCCCGGACCTCTGGCGCGCCGCTGCGGCGTTTGCGCCCAGTGTCGGATAGAATGGCGCCGCGGACTCGCGGCGGAGCGCGCGGGCGCGGATGACTGCCGCACGGGCGGCCTCAAGCTCTTTATTCTCGGCTGCCGCGGCGTTGACGTACTTCTCGAGCTGGGGGTCGCCGAGGACCGTCCACCAGTCCCGGGCCGGCTCCCGCATGCCTGCCTCGTTTACCTCCTCAGAAAACCATTTGCCCTCCACGAGCGGCTCTGGTTTCACGTAATCCGGCCCGACCGCGCAGGATGAAAGGAAAAGAACGGATAAGGCCGCTGACCCTATAAGCTTTAGCCGGGTGAGGAGCCCGCTATCGACGGCCCCCAAGGTCCGTTTCGCCTCTGCCTTCACTTGTCGGCCTCCCGGAGGTGGAACCTGTCCATCTCTTCTTCGAGCGCGCGCCTTACGTCGCCGGGGGAGCCGGTCTTTCTGGCGAGGAGGCTATAAGCCACCGGCACGACTATAACCGTGAAGACCGTCGCCGAAAGGACGCCGAGGAGGACGACCACTCCAATCGCGGCCCTGGTCTCCGAGCCCGCGCCCGAGGCGAGTATGAGCGGCATCGAGCCGGCGGCCGTGGTCACGCCGGTCATGATAATGGGGCGAAGGCGGATGGAGGAGGCCTCGAGGACCGCCTTTCGGAACTCCATGCCCTGGTCCCGGAGCTGGTTTATGAACTCGACTATCAGGATGCCGTTCTTTGCGGCGAGGCCCACGAGCATTATGAGACCGACCTGCGTATAGATGTTGAGGGTGCCGCCCAGGAAATAAAGCCCCGCGAGCGCTCCAGTCATCGCTAGCGGCACGGTGGTCATTATGACGAGCGGGTGGACGTAGCTTTCGAACTGGGCGGCCAGCACCAGGAAAACGATGCATATGCCCATCACGAAGATGAACATCATGGAAGAACCGCTGCCCTTGAAATCGAGCGACTGGCCCTTGTAGTCGATTACGGCCGTCTCGGGCAGGTCCTCGCGCACAAGCCTCTCAAGGTGGGCGAGCGCGTCGCCTAGCGCGTAGCCCTCGGCCAGGTTGGCGTCGAGCGTGATGGCCCTTACGCGGTTATAGCGGTTGAGCGAGCTCGAGTCAGCGAACTCGTTGACGCCAATTATGTTTGATAGCGGAATCATGCGGCCCGTGGTGGCGGAGCGCACGTAGATGTTCTGCATGTCCGTCGGGGTGCGCTGCCTGTCGCGCTCGCCCTCGATGATGACGTCGTATTCCTCGCCGTCCTCGATGAAGGTGGTGACGCGCCTGCCCCCGAGCATGGACTCCAGCGTCCTTACCGCGGCAGTCGCGCTTATGCCCAGGTCGGCGGCCCGGTCGCGGTTTACGGAAATTCCCAGCTGCGGCTTCGTCTCCTTGTAGTCGGAATCGAGGCCCACGAAGCCCGGGTTGTCGGCGTCCACTTTTTCAACGATAAGGTCGCGCCAGCGTGCCAGCTCCTCGTATGTGCCGCCGCCGATTACGAACTGCACGGGCTTCTGGGTGCCGCCCCCGAAGCCCTGCCTCATGACCGGGAAGGCGCGCACGCCCGTAAGGTCCGACAGGCTTTCCTGCACGTCAGACATGATCTCCCAGGCCGAGCGGCGCTCCTCCCACGGCGTAAGGACGGCTATGACCATGCCGTCGTTAAAGCGCGAAAGGGTGCCGAAGCCTCGGGGAGAACGCACAAGCTGTATCTTTATCTCGCCCGCCTCCACGAACTTCATAAGGCGCTTTTCTATCTCGTCGATGTACTCTCTCATGTAGCCGTGAGAAGAGCCCTCCGGCCCGTTCACCATCACGAAGAACGCGCCCCGGTCCTCCTTGGGCGCGTATTCGGACGGTATGCTCTTGAATAAAAGCCCTGCCGCCCCGAGGAGGACGAAAAACGCTGCTATGACGACCAGCGGCCTGTCCAGGCAGAAGCCGAGCATCCTCATGTAGCCGCCGCGCATCCGGAGGAATGCGCGGTCGACAAGCGCGCTCAAAGAGCTCCGCCCGGTCCTCTTAAGGAGCTTGGAGGCGAGCATGGCCGAGAGCGTGAGCGCGACGAGGGTCGAGAAGAAGACGGCGGCTGCCATGGTAAGCGCGAACTCGGAAAAGAGCCGCCCGAGATCGCCCTGCAGGAAGGCGATGGGCACAAAGACCGCGATCAGGACGACCGAGGTCGCGACGACCGCGAACCCCACCTGGCGCGTGCCGTGGAACGCGGCTACGAGCGGGGTCTCCCCCTCCTCGATGCGCCGCGAGATGTTCTCGAGGACCACTATGGCGTCGTCGACCACGAGCCCTATGGCGAGGACAAGCGCCAGGAGCGTAAGGAGGTTTATGGAAAAACCCATCACCAGGAGCGCGGCGAAGCTCGATACCAGCGAGACCGGGATCGTAACCGCGGGTATCAGCATCGCCCGCCCGCTCCCGATGAAGAGATAGATGACCAGCACGACGAGACCCACGGCTATGGCCAGGGTCTTGTAGACCTCGTCTATCGCGTTCTGGATGAATACCGAGGTGTCGTAGGCGGGCTCGAGCTTCATGCCTTCGGGCAGCGTGCCGGAGACGCGCTCGGCCTGGGCTATGGCAGCCTTCGCTACCGCTATCGTGTTACCCTTAGACTGCTTTATGACGCCTATCCCGACCCTGGGCTGGCCATTCCCGCGGAATATTATGCGGTCCTCCACAGCCGCCTTTTCAACGCGCGCCACGTCTCCGAGCCTTACGAGGTAGTCGCTCCCGGCGTCCCGCCTCAAGACGAGCTTCCGGAAATCGTCCTCGGTCCTGTATGCGCGCTCCGCGCGCGCGGTGAACTGGCGCTCGAGCGACTCGATAGAGCCGGCCGGGAGCTCGATATTCTCGGTCCTGAGGGCCGACTCGATGTCCTCGACCGTTATGTTCCGGGCCGCCATCTTGGTGCGGTCGAGCCATATGCGCATGGCGTAGTCGAGGCCGCCGCCGACCCTCACGCGCGCAACACCCGGAAGTATGGAGAACCTGTCCACAAGGTAGCGCTGCGCGTAGTCGGTAAGCTCTATTACGCTCATACTGTCGCTCGTGAGGCTCAGCCACAGTATGACGTCGTCGCTCGAATCCGCTTTCTCTATCTCGGGCGGGTCGGCCTCGGAAGGCATCCTGTCGAGGACGCCGGACACACGGTCGCGGATGTCGTTTGCCGCGTCGTCGATGTCGCGCTCGGTAGTGAACTCGACGGAGATGCGAGAACGGCCGTCGCTGCTCGTCGAGGATATGAACTGTATGCCCTCGACCCCGGCGATGCTGTCCTCGATCACCTGCGTTATGCGGGTTTCGACGACGTTCGCGGAGGCCCCCGGGTAGGACGTGTCGATCGAGACCACGGGCGGGTCGATGTCCGGGTATTCGCGAAGAGGGAGCTGGGTAAAAGAGACGACCCCGAAGATTATGAGGAGGAGCGAAAGGACCGAGGCGAATACGGGGCGCGTTACGGAAATATCTGAAAGCTTCATTGGTCTTCCGGGCTACGGTTTGCGCTGCTTCAAGAGTTCGTCAAGGGACTGGCCGCCTTCGTCGACGGCGCGGACGCTTATCTCCTGGCCGTTACGCACCTGCATGAGGCCGTGGACGATGACGCGCTCGCCCTCCTTGAGGCCCGATGTTATCTCCACCCTGCCGGGGACGCGGCTGCCGATAGTGACCTGCTTCTGCACGGCAATTGGCTTGCCGTCCTTGGAAGCCTCCGCGAACACGAAGAACTTGCTCTCCCTCTGGATCAGCGCCTTTTCCGGCACGAGGAGCGCCTGGCGGGGGTTCTTGAAAAGCACGATGCTCATGAGGAGGCCGGGCCTCAAGACCCCGTCGGGGTTGGGAAGGATGGCCCTCACCCGCACTGTGCGAGTGACCGGGTCGACCTGCGTGCCAACGGTGCTCACCTCGCCCCTGAAGACATTGTCCCCGAACGCCTCGACCCGGCCCTCGACGCGGAGGCCCTGGCGGATGTCATTCAAAAACACGGAAGGCACGTCGAAGTCGACCTTTATCCGGCTCAGGTCGTCGAGGGTCGTTATCGCGTCGCCAGGCCTGACGAGCGCTCCAGGGCTTACGTTACGGAGCCCCAAGATGCCGTCAAAGGGGGCCCTTATGATACGGTCGTTTATGCGTGACTGTATGGCCTCTATCTCGCCCTCTATCTGGCGAAGGAGCGCCTGGCGCTCCTTGAGAGTCGCTGTGGACAGGGCCTGCTGCTTCTCAAGGCCCTGGGCGCGCCTGTACGAGGCCGTGCGCTCTTCGAGGAGCGCCCTGGCGGCCTTTAGGTTGGCCTCCTCCTCGCTCTTTTCCAACGTAAGGAGCACATCTCCCTTTGAGACGCGCCCACCGTCCTCGAATTTTATCTCCGTAACCGGCCCTGCCACGACCGCGGTTATAGTGACCGTCTCGTTGGCCCTGGTCGTGCCCAGGGCCTCGACCATGTCCGCGAAATCAGTTTTCTGGACCGGGGCCACGATGACCGGGAGCCCGGATGGCGCGGCTTTCCCGACGGATGCCGCATGCGCGCCGCCCGCTGTCAGCATGGATGAGAGGGAAAAGAAAAGAAGGATAAGAAGGGTGCGGATGCTTTTAGCGGCTGGTTTACCCGCGCGGTTCATTTTGCCAGGTTCTTGCATTCACACCTTGATAAGGCTGCACGGAGTACGGGCTCCACTCGCGGGCCCAGGCAGGCCCTGAAAGGCAGGCGGTTCGGGATTGCCGGACCGCATGGACGACTGTTGTTAAACCCGTCTTGTTCAATAACGGATAAGGCGGAGCTTTTGTTCCGTGCGCGGCCTTAAAATAAAAATGGCGGAGAGAGAGGGATTCGAACCCTCGATACATTTCTGTATATACGATTTCCAGTCGTACCCCTTCGGCCTCTCGGGCATCTCTCCGTGCCGGCCTGCCGATCCCGTCTTGGAATTTTCAGGCGAGTGCGGGGCGCCCTCAAAACCTGCGGAATCATCGAAAATATGGCGGAGAGGGAGGGATTTGGCCCTCTCTCGTCGGCGTCCTGCCTCCTCTCTCGGGCCCCGCGCTTTCGCTTCCGGGCGCGTCCATGCGCCCTCTTCCTCGCTCCGCTCGGCACTCAAGCGCCTTCAAATCCCTGCGAAGCGCATCGGATAAATATGGCGGAGAGGGAGGGATTTGAACCCCCGGTGCCGTTTCCGACACAGCTGATTTCGAGTCAGCCACCTTCAGCCTCTCGGTCACCTCTCCCAAGTACCCCATAAAAAGCCCGGTTCAAGAATAAACGAGGGACGCGGAAAAAGAACGCGCCCCCTTCAGGCAAGACCGGGTTACTTTACCCGAATGAAAAATTAACCATATTTCACTGCGGTTGTCAAAAGTTTTAAAAGATCGCCCAAACTCAAAAGCTCGTTCAGGCTGCTCAAAAAGCTCAAGGTGCAAGGAGTCGAAAAATGTGGATTGAGGGCGTACTTACCTTGTACGTTTGCAGTGACGAATCTTTAAGGCGAGCAGCAGTTTGGGCTTTTTCAGCCTTTTGAAGCCAAAAAAAGCCCCCGGACTGGAGCCCGGGGGCTTTCGGCAGGAAAACAGGCCTTATTTCTTTGCCGTTACGGGCCCGGCTGAGAGGAACCTCATCGGGAACCTCCTGTCGTTATAGGAGTTGAACTCCGGGTAGTCCCTGAAAATCCAGCCCCTGGAAACGCTCTTGTCGTTCTCGACGAGGTCCACGAGGACCGCGGGGTTGTTGAGCTCGTTGGACCTGGTCTCGATCCTGCTCTCGGCGATGGTGTAATCGGGGACGACCACCTCGACCTTGAGCCTTACGCCGTCCTTGAGCTTTATGTCGCTGCCGACCTTCACGGTTACGGTCTGGCTCGCGCCGGATTCGGCGTCCAGTATCTCAAGCTGCGCTTCTTTCCACTTCGCCTTGACCTCGTCGGAAATGGAAACGGCCTTCTGCGTCTTTATATTCGCGTGCTGGACCTTGCTTATGTCCTCCTGCATGGACGGGACCCCGGGATGGCCCTGGGGCATCTGCTCCTGCGTGGCGGCTGCAGGGGCCTTTTCCGCGTTCTCGGCCTTTTTTTCCCCTCCGCAGCCCGAGACCGCAAGAAGGATGACGGAAGCGGAAACCAGGAACATGCCTTTGTAAGAACCTTTCAGACTCATGAGACAATCTCCTCAAGGGTTTATAATCGAATCAATACCGGAATATACCATACAAGTGCCCTTTGCAAAAGAATTTTTTAGCCCCCTGCCAGGGAATCCCTCCATGCCTTTTCAAGGTCCTTATAGGAGAGGCTTATGGCGGAGTAGACGGCCTCGTCCATCGCCATTCCGCGCCCCAGGTTTTCGAGCATGTTACGGACGGAAAAGATCCCGAACTCGCGGATTATGTATTCGGTTGCAGAGAGGCTAAGAAGATATGCGAGCTCCGCCTGGTCGCTCCGAAGCCCCATGAATGAGCCCTCCAGGGACCTGAGGCTCAGCTTCCCACTGTTTGCGGCCCTCCGTAGCACATCTTCGTAGCCTGACGTGCTCCTGCCCTCGAAATGCTGGGCTATGCCCTCGTTTAGCCATACCGGCGCCCTTCCGTTCGAGGCCTCCTTTACCACCGCATGCACGTACTCGTGGTATATGACCCGCTCCAGCAAGGCGGTCTTTTCGGTTATACCGCCGGCCGGGAGCTTTATCCTGCCGTCGTATATGGCGCCCGCCCAGGAAGGGCTCCGGGTGATGTCCCTGAATGCGTCCTTCGAGTAAAGGAGCGTTTCCACACGCTCTTCCGGCCATATGCCTAGCTCGCTCCCCACCTTTATAAAGGCCTCCTCAAGGAGGATGCCTATTACATAACCGGCGACCGCGTTCTCGCCGCCCTCGAACCT encodes the following:
- a CDS encoding YbaB/EbfC family nucleoid-associated protein, which produces MSKQLGNLMRQAQKMQEKMAEMQKELASKTVEASSGGGMVTATVNGSQELVALKIDPSVVDPKDIEMLQDLVVAAVSEGLRKSKEMVQEEMGKLTSGLGLNLPGGLF
- the dnaX gene encoding DNA polymerase III subunit gamma/tau, with the translated sequence MSSYQVIARKWRPGVFDEVVGQAHVTRTLRNAIASGRIAHAYLFSGPRGVGKTTAARILSKCLNCSGGPTADPCNECPSCRGVALGSSVDVLEIDGASNNSVDNIREISDSVRYVPSEGKYKVYIIDEVHMLSTAAFNALLKTIEEPPPHAVFIFATTEVHKIPATILSRCQRFDFKRIPFRDIQSRLVEIAGREGINFEDKALYLIAREADGSMRDSQSLLEQALAFSGGELREADVAEALGLMARTVLYELSEAVIGKDTGACLNIVEKVYNFGYDFKKALSDLLEHVRDLAVLKATGESALLDLPDSEIERLRAISERVGHERLQMIFTVLSKGYEEVSRSAHPRYALEMALLRAAHLDELEPLGSVMERLESLALRLGPGPGSGSVPSAPKPAAAERSGGPLPWKKEGQNEARPVEKAKAGSASLDEQGEKAGAEKDARPRDKRPECGSGAPGPIEFVSRRKPELQELLKDAALELQDGIVSISAGARTGARLSVNRETLEACLGEFYGRPVSVRINGVAAGALTAAKKDADPVVKDALRILGGRIIEDRRRTNV
- a CDS encoding efflux transporter outer membrane subunit — translated: MKAEAKRTLGAVDSGLLTRLKLIGSAALSVLFLSSCAVGPDYVKPEPLVEGKWFSEEVNEAGMREPARDWWTVLGDPQLEKYVNAAAAENKELEAARAAVIRARALRRESAAPFYPTLGANAAAARQRSGGETSSAFSGTLDSSWELDVFGGTRRATEAAGARVEGAEEDRRAVLLSVLAETARNYYAVRGFQKRIAITEKNIGLQERTYRLVDTLFQLGEASAFDLSRARGQLELTQSRLPDLEAEMRAGIFRLSVLLGQPPEALLNEMSAVKPLPTPPDVVPVGLRSDMLRRRPDVRAAERELAASTADIGAATARLYPDFTLTGVVGGSARVLSDLFQSGSAIFSVGSFLRWPIFEGGALRARVKAEGAEADQAEALYEQSVLEALADAETALTRYAQKLHTRNRLQNAVESRRRSVELARALFDSGEEDFLSVLDAERELVNAEDELVRSETDTILNLITLYTALGGGWEAFEEPARAAEE
- a CDS encoding efflux RND transporter permease subunit; this translates as MKLSDISVTRPVFASVLSLLLIIFGVVSFTQLPLREYPDIDPPVVSIDTSYPGASANVVETRITQVIEDSIAGVEGIQFISSTSSDGRSRISVEFTTERDIDDAANDIRDRVSGVLDRMPSEADPPEIEKADSSDDVILWLSLTSDSMSVIELTDYAQRYLVDRFSILPGVARVRVGGGLDYAMRIWLDRTKMAARNITVEDIESALRTENIELPAGSIESLERQFTARAERAYRTEDDFRKLVLRRDAGSDYLVRLGDVARVEKAAVEDRIIFRGNGQPRVGIGVIKQSKGNTIAVAKAAIAQAERVSGTLPEGMKLEPAYDTSVFIQNAIDEVYKTLAIAVGLVVLVIYLFIGSGRAMLIPAVTIPVSLVSSFAALLVMGFSINLLTLLALVLAIGLVVDDAIVVLENISRRIEEGETPLVAAFHGTRQVGFAVVATSVVLIAVFVPIAFLQGDLGRLFSEFALTMAAAVFFSTLVALTLSAMLASKLLKRTGRSSLSALVDRAFLRMRGGYMRMLGFCLDRPLVVIAAFFVLLGAAGLLFKSIPSEYAPKEDRGAFFVMVNGPEGSSHGYMREYIDEIEKRLMKFVEAGEIKIQLVRSPRGFGTLSRFNDGMVIAVLTPWEERRSAWEIMSDVQESLSDLTGVRAFPVMRQGFGGGTQKPVQFVIGGGTYEELARWRDLIVEKVDADNPGFVGLDSDYKETKPQLGISVNRDRAADLGISATAAVRTLESMLGGRRVTTFIEDGEEYDVIIEGERDRQRTPTDMQNIYVRSATTGRMIPLSNIIGVNEFADSSSLNRYNRVRAITLDANLAEGYALGDALAHLERLVREDLPETAVIDYKGQSLDFKGSGSSMMFIFVMGICIVFLVLAAQFESYVHPLVIMTTVPLAMTGALAGLYFLGGTLNIYTQVGLIMLVGLAAKNGILIVEFINQLRDQGMEFRKAVLEASSIRLRPIIMTGVTTAAGSMPLILASGAGSETRAAIGVVVLLGVLSATVFTVIVVPVAYSLLARKTGSPGDVRRALEEEMDRFHLREADK
- a CDS encoding efflux RND transporter periplasmic adaptor subunit, with amino-acid sequence MNRAGKPAAKSIRTLLILLFFSLSSMLTAGGAHAASVGKAAPSGLPVIVAPVQKTDFADMVEALGTTRANETVTITAVVAGPVTEIKFEDGGRVSKGDVLLTLEKSEEEANLKAARALLEERTASYRRAQGLEKQQALSTATLKERQALLRQIEGEIEAIQSRINDRIIRAPFDGILGLRNVSPGALVRPGDAITTLDDLSRIKVDFDVPSVFLNDIRQGLRVEGRVEAFGDNVFRGEVSTVGTQVDPVTRTVRVRAILPNPDGVLRPGLLMSIVLFKNPRQALLVPEKALIQRESKFFVFAEASKDGKPIAVQKQVTIGSRVPGRVEITSGLKEGERVIVHGLMQVRNGQEISVRAVDEGGQSLDELLKQRKP